Proteins encoded by one window of Amaranthus tricolor cultivar Red isolate AtriRed21 chromosome 4, ASM2621246v1, whole genome shotgun sequence:
- the LOC130810807 gene encoding NAD(P)H-quinone oxidoreductase subunit I, chloroplastic-like produces MVTGFINYGQQTIRAARYIGQERFRGRIHFEFDKCIACEVCVRACPIDLPVVDWKLETDLRKKRLLNYSIDFGICIFCGNCVEYCPTNCLSMTEEYELSTYDRHELNYNQIALGRLPISITDDYTIRPILNSPQPKEQFRD; encoded by the exons ATGGTAACTGGGTTCATCAATTATGGTCAACAAACAATACGTGCGGCAAGGTACATTGGTCAAG AGCGTTTTCGTGGTCGAattcattttgaatttgataAATGCATTGCTTGTGAAGTATGTGTTCGTGCATGTCCTATAGATTTACCCGTTGTTGATTGGAAATTGGAAACGGATCTTCGAAAGAAACGGTTGCTTAATTATAGCATTGATttcggaatttgtattttttgtggTAATTGTGTTGAGTATTGTCCAACAAATTGTTTATCAATGACTGAAGAATATGAGCTTTCGACTTATGATCGTCAcgaattaaattataatcaaattgCTCTGGGCCGTTTACCAATATCAATAACTGATGATTACACAATTCGACCAATTTTGAATTCACCTCAACCAAAAGAGCAATTCCGTGATTGA